In Mangifera indica cultivar Alphonso chromosome 7, CATAS_Mindica_2.1, whole genome shotgun sequence, the genomic window aaacattttcttttgtcCCTAGGAGGTACGTTTTAATCTCttcaattttttgtgtttatggTTTAAACAGAGGGGAATGATGAAAGCATTCCAAATTACAATAGATAGATGATCTAGATTAAGTTTTCCAAATTAGAAATCGATGATACAGACCTTTTGTAACTTTGCTTTGTATTGTACAACTGTATGGATGACAGCTTGAAAAAGTTGCTGGGTTGCGTTGGCAAGTCAGATGTCAAAAAATCagtattcttttattcttttgtatgTTAACAGTGATCATTGTACTTTGACCTGATTATATTCCTTCAGATTAAATGAGAGACCTTTCTGGGTCCATTTTGTGATCTGTGCCTACTGAATATTTGtctgcaaaaaaaaataaaaatcaagaggATAACTATGTTTATGTCATTTGATGTGGTTATCTGATCTTGGTACACAAGATTCTGATACGGCCATTGTTCCTTGTGTTGCACTTTTTGTTTATGAAGTTTAATTACAAGTAATTGATACAACAAACATTGTATGATTCCTGTTGCTATTCATGAATATGTTGAACTAACATACTTAATTGCAGGGTCTGATAGAGAGAATCAATGCTGTTTTCAATAAGAGAAAGGAAGACAATGAGCTGGATTCTGAATTGACACGCACTGATATTATCAAATGTATACAGTTTGAGAAAGTTAGATTTCGAGGAATTAATCTCTCTGGCCTCGATCTTTCTAAACtggtaattatttttcaatacaGATTCTTGAAAGATTTGCTATACAAATGTTCATGGCTTTATGCTGTCTAGATTTAGATTCCTAGAAATGCCTTGGGATTCACTGATTCATGAACTTTCTCAGCTAGTATTTGATTTGTAGAAGGGAACACAATTGTTTTCATTCACTGTAAACCTTTAGGCTTTTTTAGGCGTCTCTGTGAGCATATTTAAGGACAGtctatttaatttctcaatcttagttcaatttggttatttttattcatttgtattTATTCATAGTCTTATTAGTGGTAGCATATTTAAGGCATCTCTGTGAGCATATTTAAGGACATTCTAACTTCTCTCATACCGATGTGAGAATAAATGCTACTGTTCATAGATAGAGCTTGTTCTGAAGCTGTTTTATTGAACATATGCAGGATTTGTCATATGTTGACTTCAGCTATGCTTgtcttaaaaatgtttttttctcaCGTGCAAATCTTCAGTGCGCAAAATTTCGGGTAGGTTTACTTTTAATGATTAATACTTTAGTAGATCTGCTATGAGCacatagttttataattttcttagaTTGGTTAGCATACGCTTTTCAACTATGAAATTGATGTGTAAAGTATGGTTTCTGTCTTCAACACTTTACTACTTACTCCTGATTGATTAATCCTACTGAATCCTTTTGTTCTCATCATAGGATGTAGATGCTGAGAGTTCCATCTTTCACAATGCAACTTTGCGTGAGTAAGACACCTAAATCAATACTTACTTTTATTATCCTGTTATATACATCTTTATAAACGGCCtattaaagattatattttgCCTAGGGAAGATGTGAATTTACTGGGGCCAATCTCCGTGGAGCTGTGTTAGCTGGTGCTAGTCTTCAGAGTGCAAACCTACAAGGTAAAATTTTTCCTTTACTTTGGATAATATAATTAGTAATCCTGATCATATTGCTATTATTACTGGCTTCAGTATTTTGTCAGTCCCAATTTCCATACATTTTATTGCCTCATATATCTTGTTATATCTAGTTTGTGCTTACTGACATTATaccaaataacaaattataaattttgcatATTGCTACATGGGCACCTTGTTATAATCTTAGTTAAGAAGGAAACAGTGTATCATCCTTCTTAGAGCTTCACTTCCAATGTTGGTTAGGAAAAACACGTGTTTCTTATATTTAGCTATAGGAATGATCAGGAATGTAAAAGTTTTACTGCTGCAGTCTTAGTTATTTCACTTATGGATGGTACTTTCAGGCATAATAgcatttggttttaaaattctATTCTTACATTGCAGATGCTTCTCTGATAGACTGTAGCTTTTGTGGAGCAGACCTACGATCTGCACACTTGCAGGTTCAGTGTTTTCTTAATCTCTATAGAATATGCTTCCCTTGTTCTTGCCACAGATGGTTCTTCTTTATGGTCTTATTGAACTGTTTTTAGTAAGCGAGGAGCTATGGTATATCCAGTCAGTATTATAGTTCAGATTTTATTCAGAGTAGGGTATGTTTTGTGATATTCTCACACtttattcaacaaaaaacagaaaataaaatagcaaacaaaataaaatgaacacTATTTCATTGATAAGAAGGATTATAAAGATAAACCAAACAATTCAAAAAGTTCAGAACCTTCTATTTTCCAGTTATTTGAGGCGCTGTAAACTTCTCACAATCAACCAAAAATGGCTGCCCACAAAGAAaaccttaataatttttctccttCCTCATTTGAGACCTAACTACCATTTTTGTAATAAACCTAACCTATGGAACGAGGACGAGTGTCTCAATCTTAACATTTCTCTCCCCTTGAAAACCATCTTGTCCTCAagctggtttttttttttttttcatatatatatatatatatttgaatgtttcttttcattttttttaattgtgtttttttGTTTGCCCATgtcactttcattttttctccTAACACATTTCCTCACTTTTTGTTTCCCACATTGTCGATTGTCCccacttttttttcctttttcttattctctctttttttcccaACAACGTCAACTGTCTCTAGCTTTTTTAataataaccttttttttttccttcaactATCTTGCACtgctcttttttttcttgttttccatTCTTTTTATTTCCGCCACTTGTCCTTTTTTTCCACTTTTTTTAGCTTTAACTCTTCATCTACGTCTTTTTCAGCCCtccatttttcttctccttttatttttttctctttttccagcCATTTTGTTTGGCATCGACTTTAAATCCTCCATCACCATACCTTCTCACCTTATCCTTTCCTAGTGGTGATCCACTTTTTCTTCACCCTTTCCacaattttgttgtttttctaCAACTCTTCACCTTTACGGTGGTCATTTTCCTTTCCACCCTCATTTTCAATCACAAATCTTACCTCTAATCACGCCAATCTCACCTCTAGTCATAACTTTTCAACTTTCCAACAACTATACACCTTTTGCTAACAATCTACCAACCTCCTTGGATGTCGATTTGTCTCCCATGTCAGATCTACTTCTCTAATGCCATTTAATAGAGTTCCTACACTTTATTCAACAAAAGCTGAAAATAAAAgagtaaacaaaacaaaaggaaCACTATTTCATTGATTTCATTAATGGGAAGGGTTATAAAGATAAACCAGACAATTTGAAAAGTTGGGGGCCTCTCATTTTCCAGCTTTTTGAGATGTCAAAGACCTCTTACAATTTGCAAAAAGTGATTGCCCACaaagaaaaccattataatttTCCTCTTTCCTCATTTGAAATCTAACTACCATTTTTATAATACAACCTAACCTATTGAATGAGgacaagtgtctcaatcctaacattttGTTTGTGTGTTATTTGAATTTCCGTCTTAAAACCCACTATTGTGACAATTGTATATAATAAACTTTTTGCATATTTTTAGTGTTCTCATACTTTTGTATCCAAAATATTTTGAATCTAAAATTCTTCTTGTTAACTAGGTTTCTCTTCTCCCTGggaaaaatttgataaatctttGGTCACATGGTAATATGTTATCCTCTTGACTTTTCAGAGTGCTGATCTCACAAATGCCAACTTAGAGGGAGCTAATTTGGAAGGAGCCAATTTGAAGGTAAGATTATAGTATCCCTGTGTATTTTATTTATGGATCAATAGCAACATAAGGTGCAAtagactttttaataataaacatcGACCATAGGCACACACTTATAGGATTCAAATGTAGAAAAAAACTGCAATCTTCATGAGTATTGGGTATTGGCATGCAAGTCTTTCACTGCAGACATTACTTTGAAGTGTGCCAGAAGTCCAAAATATGTGTGTGTACGTGTGTGTGCGTGCGTTTAAGTCCATAACATATGTGTCTGTGGACCAGGTGTTCACTCAATCAGTCAACGCATATATGATATGTTTTGCTTTATCACGATTTGGgaaaaaattcttataaaagCAGTGAAGGCTCActggttttttccttttattttatatatatttttctacaaTGCTAGCTAATATGTATAGTTTTCCTAGATAGATAATTGCCAACTAGGATAAGagtatattaaaaacaaaataaaagataagatAAACTCTAGCTAGTAAGATAGATCTTAAACTGACAATAGATATTATCTATGAAAAATCTAATCTAATAACTCAGAACTCCTCCACTTCCCCTCAAGCTGGTGCAAAAATACCTACCATTCTCAGCTTAGAGATTAGATTATCAAAACTTTGTCTAAGTAGTCCCTTGGTCAGAATACCAGTTATCTGTTGAAcagtaggcaataaacaaacacaCAAAAGTTTCTCTTTTATCTTCTCTTTGATAAAATGTTGGTCGATTTCCACAGGTTTGGTTTTGTCATGATTCACTGGGTTATGTGCAATACTGATAAGCTTTTGTGTTGTCACAGTGGAGCTTTATAGGTTCCTCTCCTTTAATGTTAAGTTCTACCATAAGTCTTCTCAACCACATCAACTCATATACCCTAAGCCATTGCTCGAAATTCAGCCTCTACGCAGCTCCTAGTCACCACAATTTGTTTCTTACCCTTCAGGTTACCAAATTCCCCCAAACAAAGGTGCAGTAGCTTGAGGTTACCCTTCTATCATTCATTGATCCTGCCTGGTCAGCATTTGTGAACGCTTCAATCTTTTGGTTAGTGTATTTCCCAAAAAAACATGGTCTTACCTGGAGTCTTTTTTAGATATCATAAGATTCGATTCACAGTCTTCAAGGGCTTCTCTTGTGGATTATGCATGCGATGGCTCACCGCACTCACAACAAAGGCAATATCTTGCCTTGTGTGAGACAAATAAGTTAGTCTACCAACCAATATCTGGTATCGCCTGTAGTCAACTGGTGTATCTCCATTGTTCAAGTTAAATCGTAAATTAGAATCCATAGGAGTTTCGCTAGGTTTACAACTTAGCATCCTAGTCTCATGTAGCAAATCTAGGATATACTTCCTTTGTGAAAGTGCAATGCCTCCTTTACTTTTAGCAACTTCCATCTCTGGGAAAAATTATAGATGCCCAAAGTCCTTTATCTCAAAATCCATGGCAAGCACCTTCTTCACCTACTCATCATCCATATATCATCCATATATACTATTAGAATGGTGGTTTTACCATTTATATGCTTGAAGAAGAGTGTATGATTAGTCTAGCCCTTGAGTAAAACCATAGCTCCTAACAGGTTTAGTGAACTCCTCAAATTATGCTCTAGGTGATTGTTTTAAGCTATAtaaagatttatttaatttacacGACTACGAATATTCTTTCTCTCAAATCCTAGCAGTAAGCTTATGTACAACTCATCTACTGTGTCACAATCTAAAAAGGCATTTTTAACATCTAGTAGTAGCAAAGGCCACAATACTCTAATGATGTTTAGCTTGAGTAAACCCTTTAACAATTAATCAGGCCTTATACTCTCAATAGAACCAGTCATCATGACTGTTCTACCATCTTTGATTTGAGAATAGTTAGGAAACGTGGCTCTGATGCCATAAAAGCTGTGAAAGTATGCTGGTTTTTTCtgttaatttcatatatatattgctACAATGCTAGCTAATATATAGAGTTATCCAAGATAGATAATTACCAACTAGGATAAGTCTATatcaaaaaactaaataaataagataaattctAGCTAATAAGATAGACAATAGATATTATCTATGAAAAATTTACTCTGATTATTTAGAACTCCTACAACTTGTATGAATTGAAGTGTTATAGGTAAGTGCATATTATTGTTTTGGTTCATATGATATGCAAAACAATCTTGAGTTGGCAGTTCAACAATAATTAACTTTGGTAGTTGCATCGGTACTTCTATACTGCTCTCACCGTTTTAATTTGTTGAACATTGAAATCTTATCTTTCAGGGTGCAAAGTTGAGTAATGCCAATTTAAAAGGCGCAAACCTTCAACGAGCTTATTTAAGGCATGTTAATCTTCGAGACACAGTGAGTAAATTTATACGACTGTCAAATCTTATGAattgttttattgttaacatgTATCAAAATGTTTGGCACTGAGAATGGGTGAGGTTTTTACAGCATTTGGAAGGTGCGAAGCTTGATGGTGCCAATTTGCTTGGAGCTATCCGATGACGTGCTGTATAGATCCATGGTATAGAGGTTGGTTGTATTACTCTCATATGTGTATAATTGTTTTCCTTTACTTCGTATCTATTTGGGAACAATCACTTGTGATATGAAAATGATATACAAATCCTTGAAAGTTTGATCCCCAATTTGAAGAAGGCAACAGGGAATTGGGATCCCTGAGACTCTTCAGCCCGATTTGTTTTCATCTCTTTATCAAGTTGGAATTTCTAAAACTATATCAATGCTGTCTGTAAcgtttgaaaaagtttttaaaatcccATGAGTATATAATAGAAGTgtaaatttcaagttttttggAAGTTTGACAAATAGGCATTGTATTTGTAGACACAAATAGACATCATTTCTCGTG contains:
- the LOC123220015 gene encoding FH protein interacting protein FIP2, which encodes MAKESDLPSVIRLNVGGKKFCTTIDTLTQREPESMLAAMFSGRHTVCWDSEKGYVFVDRDGKHFRHILNWLRDGVVPNLSEPEYSELLREAEYYQLLGLIERINAVFNKRKEDNELDSELTRTDIIKCIQFEKVRFRGINLSGLDLSKLDLSYVDFSYACLKNVFFSRANLQCAKFRDVDAESSIFHNATLRECEFTGANLRGAVLAGASLQSANLQDASLIDCSFCGADLRSAHLQSADLTNANLEGANLEGANLKGAKLSNANLKGANLQRAYLRHVNLRDTHLEGAKLDGANLLGAIR